A window of Apium graveolens cultivar Ventura chromosome 8, ASM990537v1, whole genome shotgun sequence contains these coding sequences:
- the LOC141677358 gene encoding ADP-ribosylation factor, protein MGLSFTKLFSRLFAKKEMRILMVGLDAAGKTTILYKLKLGEIVTTIPTIGFNVETVEYKNISFTVWDVGGQDKIRPLWRHYFQNTQGLIFVVDSNDRDRVVEARDELHRMLNEDELRDAVLLVFANKQDLPNAMNAAEITDKLGLHSLRQRHWYIQSTCATSGEGLYEGLDWLSNNIANKA, encoded by the exons ATGGGGCTGTCATTCACCAAGCTTTTCAGTCGCCTGTTCGCTAAAAAAGAGATGAGGATTCTTATGGTCGGTCTCGACGCAGCTGGTAAAACCACAATTTTGTACAAGCTCAAGCTGGGTGAAATTGTCACTACCATCCCAACAATTG GTTTTAATGTGGAGACTGTTGAGTACAAGAACATTAGCTTCACTGTGTGGGATGTTGGTGGTCAGGACAAG ATCCGACCTTTGTGGAGGCACTATTTCCAAAACACACAGGGGCTTATCTTTGTTGTTGACAGCAACGATCGAGACCGTGTGGTTGAGGCCAGAGATGAATTGCACCGAATGTTGAATGAG GATGAATTGAGAGATGCTGTGCTTCTTGTGTTTGCTAACAAACAAGATCTTCCAAATGCCATGAATGCAGCTGAGATCACTGACAAGCTTGGTTTGCATTCCCTTCGACAGCGACACTG GTATATTCAGAGCACATGTGCCACATCAGGAGAAGGTCTGTACGAAGGCCTGGACTGGCTCTCAAACAACATTGCTAACAAG GCTTAG